GCGCGCTTGAAGGTGGTGGGTGTCGGCGGTGGCGGGGGAAACGCCGTCAACCGGATGATTCGCGCCAAACTGGAGGGCGTCGAGTTTGTCGCCGCCAACACAGACCTCCAGGCGTTGAAGATGTCGCAGGCAGCGGTGAAACTTCAGCTTGGCGAAAAGCTGACCAAGGGTCTCGGTGCCGGCGCCAATCCGGAAGTTGGCCGCAAGGCCGCGCTCGAAGATACCGACAAGATTATTGAATCGCTTGAGGGCGCCGACATGGTGTTCATCACCTGTGGGCTGGGCGGGGGAACGGGCACCGGGGCGGCGCCCATCTTTGCCAGCCTCGCCAGCGAGCTGGGCGCGCTGACCGTGGCGGTGGTGACCAAACCCTTTGCCTTTGAGGGCAAGCGGCGCATGCTCCAGGCGGAGCAAGGACTGGCCGAGCTGGTGGAATGCGTGGACACGCTCATCGTCATCCCGAATGAGCGGTTGCTCGAATGCGTCGAAAAGGGCACCAGCTTCTTTGAAGCTTTCCGCATCGCCGATGACGTGCTGCGCCAGGGCGTGCAGGGAATCAGCGACATCATCACCATCCCCGGGATCATCAACCGCGATTTTGCGGATATCAAGACCATCATGCAGGGAATGGGCTACGCGGTGATGGGTACGGCAGTGGCCAACGGTCAGAATCGTGCCGTCGAGGCTGCCAACAAGGCGATCTGCTCGCCGCTCCTCGAAGATAATTCCATCCAGGGCGCCACCGGCATACTCTTGAACGTCACTGGCTCGAGCAGCCTCACTCTTCACGAGGTACATGAGGCTTCGACGATCATCCAGAAGGCTGCCCATGAGAATGCCAACATCATCTTCGGGGCAGTGCAGGACGACGCCATGAAGGATTCGGTAAAAATCACTGTCATTGCGACCGGGTTCAAGGAATGTAAAGTCAAGAAGACAGGCGTGAACGTTCGCCCGTCGTTTTTGCCCAAACCGCTCACGCTCCGCAAGGAGTCGTTGCCGGCTAGTGATCCTCAGGTCGCGGCAGGTGCTCGTGGCGAATCGCGACCTTTGGCTGCCGCGGCGGCTGCGGGAGCTCGCCCCGGTTCCATTCCTACTTCGGTCAATCCCGGGTCGCCGCCGAACACCAGCGCAGCCAAGCCCGGTCCTATGTCACCGGCAGACGATCCCGCTCTGCGGGATGACCTGGATGTCCCGACCTTCTTGCGAAAACAAGGACAGCGCCGGTAGCTGCAATAGGGGAGAGGTTGTGTCCGAAGCTGGTGGGGAAACTTCCCTGTCAATTGGCTAGGCTTGTGGCCTCGCTTTCTCCCGCCGCGGTGGGCCTACCACCAACGGCAGGCCTTCTTTTCCTTTTCCGGTTCATTCCGCACGGGGGCCTTCGTGTAGTTCTTTGGAGCCAGGCTGCACGGGGGTATAATCGCGCCGAGCCCACGTCGAGGAGGGGTAGGGAAAGATGACCAGACAGAGGCGGGCAGCCGGGAGCAACAAAAAGAAAAAGAGTAAGGGAGATGGCGCGGTCAGCGAAAAGGTAAAAGACTACCGGCACCATGAGAAGCGGCCCAATAACCCGCCTGCGGGCTTGGTTACCTACGATAAGACGCCCCCCTCGCGCAAAGTCTATTCCTACGACCCGCACCTCGATCCACAACTCGTATGGGCAGGAAAGGCGGAACGGCTCTCATTCGACGTGGAGAATGTCGCCCTGCATATCCACGAACGGATTTCAACAGCGGCCATCATCCGGGCTGTCCAGCGGGAGGAACTCCGGCGCGCCCTTAAAGGCTTGCTCGATCCAGAGAAGTTCGAGGCCCTGCGCGGCACTGTATCCTTGCCTTTCCAGCCAGGGAAGCACAAGCGAGTGGCTGTCAAGGTATTTGACCAGCGGGGCAACAAAGTAATCCGGATTTTGTCCTTGTAGTGCGCCAGTTAGGAGTGCCGGGATTTATCCCGGCATGCATGACGGGCTCGAAGCCCGTCACTCTTACAGGACGGCGTTTTCTCTTACCATGGGATTATTCGGGAGGGCTTATGACGCGGCGTTTCACGGTGATCTTTGAGAAGGAAGACGAAGGCGGTTACCACGTCTTTTGTCCCACGCTGCCGGGTTGTCACACCCAGAGCGAAACGATCGAGGAAGGCATCCGAAACATCCAGGAGGCCATTCACCTTTATATCGAAAGCCTGGTGGAAGACGGCCTACCGATCCCTGAGGAAGACATTCTGATCAAGCCCATCGAGATATCCGCGTGAGCCCGAAGCTGCCGGTTGCCACCGGCTACGACAGCCCGCCACGCCGGGCCCTTCCACAAAATCGCCGAGCCCCCAGGCACCTGCCTGGGGGACTTCTCACTCAGTACCCGGCACTCGGCACTGAACCTATCGCAGAGCGATGAGGCGCGTGTCGTGATACCCATGCACACGGGCAGGGAGCTCAAACGCAAGA
Above is a window of Candidatus Acidiferrales bacterium DNA encoding:
- a CDS encoding type II toxin-antitoxin system HicB family antitoxin — translated: MTRRFTVIFEKEDEGGYHVFCPTLPGCHTQSETIEEGIRNIQEAIHLYIESLVEDGLPIPEEDILIKPIEISA
- the ftsZ gene encoding cell division protein FtsZ, translated to MASQKEAPIRFSFSEEPGNGARLKVVGVGGGGGNAVNRMIRAKLEGVEFVAANTDLQALKMSQAAVKLQLGEKLTKGLGAGANPEVGRKAALEDTDKIIESLEGADMVFITCGLGGGTGTGAAPIFASLASELGALTVAVVTKPFAFEGKRRMLQAEQGLAELVECVDTLIVIPNERLLECVEKGTSFFEAFRIADDVLRQGVQGISDIITIPGIINRDFADIKTIMQGMGYAVMGTAVANGQNRAVEAANKAICSPLLEDNSIQGATGILLNVTGSSSLTLHEVHEASTIIQKAAHENANIIFGAVQDDAMKDSVKITVIATGFKECKVKKTGVNVRPSFLPKPLTLRKESLPASDPQVAAGARGESRPLAAAAAAGARPGSIPTSVNPGSPPNTSAAKPGPMSPADDPALRDDLDVPTFLRKQGQRR